The Micromonospora sp. M71_S20 genome has a window encoding:
- a CDS encoding DUF881 domain-containing protein yields the protein MEYTSGAASWQKVLRRAVAGLLPRRPRQRRPGWSIGVPLIAAAAGLLFTTTATTAGGTALREDRRPQLNQLIEDRRAEVAASERRAADLRDEVEGRTSALASSDGPIREQQDRAAASRDDAGFTALAGPGVTVELDDAPRRNDGTLPAGATNDDLVVHQGDVQAVVNALWAGGAEAMSIMNVRVLSTSAVRCVGNTLLLHGRVYSPPFKIVAIGDPAALRQALADSQGVRLFRDLVDDYKLGYKETVSTVTVPAFEDSTTLRSATVPR from the coding sequence GTGGAGTACACATCCGGCGCGGCCTCCTGGCAGAAGGTGCTCCGGCGGGCGGTCGCCGGGCTGCTGCCTCGGCGCCCACGGCAGCGACGACCGGGCTGGTCGATCGGGGTGCCGCTGATCGCCGCCGCGGCCGGGCTGCTCTTCACCACCACGGCCACCACCGCCGGCGGCACCGCCCTGCGCGAGGACCGCCGACCCCAGCTCAACCAGTTGATCGAGGACCGGCGCGCGGAGGTGGCGGCCAGCGAGCGGCGTGCGGCCGACCTGCGCGACGAGGTCGAGGGCCGCACGAGCGCCCTGGCCAGCTCGGACGGCCCGATCAGGGAACAGCAGGACCGGGCCGCCGCCAGCCGCGACGACGCCGGCTTCACCGCGCTCGCGGGGCCCGGGGTGACGGTGGAGCTCGACGACGCGCCCCGGCGCAACGACGGCACGCTGCCCGCCGGGGCCACCAACGACGACCTGGTCGTCCACCAGGGGGACGTGCAGGCGGTGGTGAACGCCCTCTGGGCGGGAGGCGCCGAGGCCATGTCCATCATGAACGTCCGCGTGCTGTCGACCAGCGCGGTACGCTGCGTGGGTAACACCCTGCTGCTGCACGGCCGGGTGTACTCCCCACCATTCAAGATCGTAGCAATCGGCGATCCGGCTGCCCTACGGCAGGCCCTCGCCGACTCACAGGGAGTCCGGTTGTTCAGGGACCTGGTCGACGACTACAAGCTCGGTTACAAGGAGACCGTCTCCACGGTGACCGTGCCGGCGTTCGAGGACTCGACCACGCTGCGCTCGGCGACGGTGCCCCGGTGA
- a CDS encoding (Fe-S)-binding protein has product MGSVQIVTTILAFAITAVAVWLAVRAVMKMVAVIRLGQPDPTRFGDKGTRTKTMLAETAGHTRMLRWSVVGAAHWFVMVGFIVLSLLVLEAYFEVVSPTGGLPLVGNWAIYGLVTEWLAILGLVSILVLIAIRLRNRPTRPGGKSRFTGSTMWQGYFVEGIILAVLIMGFVIRGFKVATDHFEYPVWAAPLSHAVGGVLPNWEAGVSIAALVKIAISMTWLIVIALNVTMGVAWHRFLAFFNIFFKRDPGANVSGLGALRPMTSQGKPLDFEEADPESDQFGVAQVEQFTWKGLLDFSTCTECGRCQSQCPAWNTGKPLSPKLLVLSLRDHAYAKAPYLLAGGGKDLTGEEKATAAQLAHMDVLALAEAEKPLIGTAEEGGIIDPDVLWSCTTCGACVEQCPVDIEHVDHIVDMRRYQVLIESSFPSEAGVMLRNLENKGNPWGAPQNTREDWTKGLDFEVPRVGEVDDFEYLFWVGCAGAFEDRAKKTTRAVATLLNEAGVKFAILGEGETCSGDPARRIGNEFVFQMLAQQNVETLNEAFEGREKSKRKIVATCPHCFNTLGNEYGQLGGEFEVVHHTQLLAHLVATGKLTPVQPVDGGVTYHDPCYLGRHNRVFAPPREVLGSAISGGAGAGQDGAAIESGAGRASGLIEMPRNSERSFCCGAGGARMWMEEKIGKRINVDRVEEAMSTGAKTVAVGCPFCSTMLNDGVNGKGAGEQVEVVDVASVLLRSVKPEQAPGGTDTERLPVAG; this is encoded by the coding sequence ATGGGCAGCGTCCAGATCGTCACCACGATCCTCGCGTTCGCCATCACCGCCGTGGCGGTGTGGCTTGCGGTACGCGCGGTCATGAAGATGGTGGCCGTCATCCGGCTGGGTCAGCCGGACCCGACCCGCTTCGGCGACAAGGGCACCCGCACGAAGACGATGCTGGCCGAGACCGCCGGCCACACCCGCATGCTCCGCTGGAGCGTGGTGGGTGCGGCGCACTGGTTCGTGATGGTCGGCTTCATCGTGCTGTCGCTGCTGGTGCTGGAGGCGTACTTCGAGGTCGTCTCCCCGACCGGCGGGCTGCCCCTGGTCGGCAACTGGGCGATCTACGGGCTGGTCACCGAGTGGCTCGCGATCCTGGGCCTCGTCAGCATCCTGGTGCTGATCGCGATCCGGCTCCGCAACCGGCCCACCCGGCCGGGCGGGAAGTCCCGGTTCACCGGCTCGACCATGTGGCAGGGCTACTTCGTCGAGGGCATCATCCTCGCCGTACTGATCATGGGCTTCGTCATCCGGGGCTTCAAGGTCGCCACCGACCACTTCGAGTACCCGGTCTGGGCCGCCCCGCTCAGCCACGCCGTCGGCGGAGTGCTGCCGAACTGGGAGGCCGGCGTCAGCATCGCCGCGCTCGTCAAGATCGCCATCTCGATGACCTGGCTCATCGTGATCGCGCTGAACGTCACCATGGGCGTCGCCTGGCACCGCTTCCTGGCCTTCTTCAACATCTTCTTCAAGCGTGACCCGGGCGCCAACGTCTCCGGCCTCGGCGCCCTGCGCCCGATGACGAGCCAGGGCAAGCCGCTGGACTTCGAGGAGGCCGACCCCGAGTCCGACCAGTTCGGTGTCGCCCAGGTCGAGCAGTTCACCTGGAAGGGTCTGCTGGACTTCAGCACCTGCACCGAGTGCGGCCGCTGCCAGTCGCAGTGCCCGGCCTGGAACACCGGCAAGCCGCTGTCGCCGAAGCTGCTGGTGCTCAGCCTGCGCGACCACGCGTACGCGAAGGCGCCGTACCTGCTGGCCGGCGGCGGCAAGGACCTGACCGGCGAGGAGAAGGCCACCGCCGCCCAGCTCGCCCACATGGACGTGCTGGCGCTGGCCGAGGCCGAGAAGCCGCTGATCGGCACCGCCGAGGAAGGCGGCATCATCGACCCGGACGTGCTCTGGTCCTGCACCACCTGCGGTGCCTGCGTCGAGCAGTGCCCCGTCGACATCGAGCACGTCGACCACATCGTCGACATGCGCCGCTACCAGGTGCTCATCGAGTCGAGCTTCCCGTCGGAGGCCGGCGTGATGCTGCGCAACCTGGAAAACAAGGGCAACCCGTGGGGCGCCCCGCAGAACACCCGCGAGGACTGGACCAAGGGCCTGGACTTCGAGGTGCCGCGGGTCGGCGAGGTCGACGACTTCGAGTACCTCTTCTGGGTCGGCTGCGCCGGCGCCTTCGAGGACCGGGCCAAGAAGACCACCCGGGCGGTCGCCACGCTGCTCAACGAGGCGGGCGTGAAGTTCGCGATCCTCGGCGAGGGCGAGACCTGCTCCGGCGACCCGGCCCGCCGCATCGGCAACGAGTTCGTCTTCCAGATGCTCGCCCAGCAGAACGTCGAGACCCTCAACGAGGCGTTCGAGGGCCGGGAGAAGAGCAAGCGGAAGATCGTCGCCACCTGCCCGCACTGCTTCAACACCCTCGGCAACGAGTACGGCCAGCTCGGCGGCGAGTTCGAGGTGGTCCACCACACCCAGCTCCTGGCGCACCTGGTCGCCACCGGCAAGCTCACCCCGGTGCAGCCGGTCGACGGCGGCGTGACCTACCACGACCCCTGCTACCTGGGCCGGCACAACCGGGTCTTCGCCCCGCCGCGCGAGGTGCTGGGGTCCGCCATCTCCGGCGGAGCCGGTGCTGGCCAGGATGGTGCAGCCATCGAATCCGGCGCAGGCCGCGCCAGCGGCCTTATCGAGATGCCCCGCAACAGCGAGCGCTCCTTCTGCTGCGGCGCCGGCGGCGCCCGGATGTGGATGGAGGAGAAGATCGGCAAGCGGATCAACGTGGACCGGGTCGAGGAGGCCATGTCCACCGGGGCGAAGACGGTCGCCGTCGGCTGCCCGTTCTGCTCGACGATGCTCAACGACGGGGTGAACGGCAAGGGTGCCGGGGAGCAGGTCGAGGTCGTCGACGTGGCCAGCGTGCTGCTCCGGTCGGTCAAGCCCGAGCAGGCGCCGGGCGGCACCGACACCGAGCGGTTGCCGGTCGCCGGCTGA
- a CDS encoding GPP34 family phosphoprotein, with the protein MAPLTLAHELALLGYDDAGANRLGRPTLDYGLAGALLLELTLAGRVEIADDRLVVTDQAPVGQRQLDDALTRIATDPKRRKPNDWISRLAKDLPEQVLDGLVTAGVLRRDSDKVLWVFPRTRYPSTTGAEPAVETQARQRMVAAVAADGPVDGRTAALIGLARAVGLDRKLFAELPKERVKRRLAEIAAGDWASAATRKAIEETQAAVLIATTTAATAVIVTTTTS; encoded by the coding sequence ATGGCCCCGCTCACGCTCGCCCACGAACTCGCCCTGCTCGGCTACGACGACGCGGGCGCCAACCGGCTCGGCCGGCCCACCCTCGACTACGGCCTGGCCGGCGCCCTGCTGCTGGAGCTGACGCTCGCCGGTCGGGTCGAGATCGCCGACGACCGGCTGGTGGTGACCGACCAGGCCCCCGTCGGGCAGCGGCAGCTCGACGACGCGCTGACGCGGATCGCCACCGATCCGAAGCGGCGCAAGCCGAACGACTGGATCAGCCGGCTCGCCAAGGACCTGCCCGAGCAGGTGCTGGACGGGCTGGTCACCGCCGGCGTGCTCCGCCGCGACTCGGACAAGGTGCTGTGGGTCTTCCCGCGTACCCGCTATCCGTCCACCACCGGCGCGGAGCCGGCGGTGGAGACGCAGGCCCGGCAGCGGATGGTTGCCGCCGTGGCCGCGGACGGGCCGGTGGACGGGCGGACGGCCGCGCTCATCGGCCTCGCCCGGGCCGTCGGCCTGGACCGCAAGCTCTTCGCGGAGCTGCCGAAGGAGCGGGTCAAGCGGCGACTGGCCGAGATCGCCGCCGGCGACTGGGCGTCCGCCGCCACGCGCAAGGCCATCGAGGAGACCCAGGCCGCCGTGCTGATCGCCACCACCACGGCGGCCACGGCCGTCATCGTGACCACCACGACCTCCTGA
- a CDS encoding hemolysin family protein: MPELLVTVALLLGNAFFVGSEFALIASRRTVVEPLAAGSKRARWALSAMNQIPLMIAGAQLGITVCSLGLGAIAEPALAHLLEPAFRAARLPEGVVHPVAFVLALGVVVFLHTVVGEMVPKNITLAGPEPSALWLGPAMLAFCLATKPLLVAMKWASRRVLGLWRVEATEAVKTVFTAEELAGLVAQARTEGLLDAEEHVRITGALALHSRTAADALQPWSTVTTVAEDVSPASLEVLATRTGRSRFPVVQRSTRRVLGFVHVKDVLGYAGASRRAPVPADVYRPLAVVPPDRTLADLLLSMRRERRHMVLVSDGRRPLGVVTLDDVLTAIVGRRADTLGTQAVAQA, encoded by the coding sequence ATGCCTGAGCTGTTGGTCACCGTCGCGCTGCTGCTCGGCAACGCGTTCTTCGTGGGCAGCGAGTTCGCGCTGATCGCGTCCCGGCGCACGGTGGTCGAGCCGTTGGCGGCCGGCTCGAAGCGGGCCCGCTGGGCGTTGTCGGCGATGAACCAGATCCCGCTGATGATCGCCGGGGCGCAGCTCGGCATCACCGTCTGCTCGCTGGGGCTGGGCGCGATCGCCGAGCCCGCCCTCGCGCACCTGCTGGAGCCGGCGTTCCGCGCGGCGCGGCTGCCGGAGGGGGTGGTCCACCCGGTGGCCTTCGTACTCGCCCTCGGGGTGGTGGTCTTCCTGCACACCGTGGTCGGCGAGATGGTGCCGAAGAACATCACCCTGGCCGGGCCGGAGCCGTCGGCGCTCTGGCTGGGGCCGGCGATGCTGGCGTTCTGCCTGGCCACCAAGCCGCTGCTGGTGGCGATGAAGTGGGCGTCCCGCCGGGTGCTGGGACTGTGGCGGGTCGAGGCCACCGAGGCCGTGAAGACGGTCTTCACCGCCGAGGAGCTGGCCGGGCTGGTGGCGCAGGCGCGTACGGAGGGGCTGCTCGACGCGGAGGAGCACGTCCGGATCACGGGTGCGCTCGCGTTGCACAGCCGGACCGCCGCCGACGCCCTGCAACCGTGGTCCACGGTGACCACCGTGGCCGAGGACGTCTCGCCCGCCTCGCTGGAGGTGCTGGCCACCCGGACGGGCCGGTCCCGCTTCCCCGTGGTGCAGCGCTCCACCCGCCGGGTGCTCGGCTTCGTGCACGTCAAGGACGTGCTCGGGTACGCGGGCGCGAGCCGGCGGGCCCCCGTGCCGGCGGACGTGTACCGGCCGTTGGCGGTGGTGCCGCCGGACCGTACGCTCGCCGACCTGCTGCTGTCGATGCGCCGGGAGCGGCGGCACATGGTGCTGGTCAGCGACGGCCGCCGCCCGCTCGGGGTGGTCACGCTCGACGACGTACTGACCGCGATCGTTGGCAGGCGGGCCGACACCCTTGGTACGCAAGCGGTTGCGCAGGCGTGA
- a CDS encoding cell division protein CrgA, with the protein MPKSQVRKKKVYTPPTDVRPTATAATRKPSPVWLPVSAVALIVFGIGWLVVYYLSEQEYPVMSWGYWNLAVGFGAMVASLILLSRWR; encoded by the coding sequence GTGCCCAAGTCTCAGGTTCGCAAGAAGAAGGTGTACACCCCGCCGACGGACGTCCGTCCGACGGCGACGGCGGCGACGCGCAAGCCTAGCCCGGTGTGGCTCCCGGTCTCGGCGGTCGCCCTCATCGTTTTCGGCATCGGCTGGCTGGTGGTCTACTACCTCTCCGAGCAGGAGTACCCGGTCATGTCGTGGGGTTACTGGAACCTCGCGGTGGGCTTCGGCGCCATGGTCGCCTCACTGATCCTGCTCTCCCGCTGGCGCTGA
- a CDS encoding hemolysin family protein, whose amino-acid sequence MPLVGFVLLTGGNAFFVAAEFALVTVDRPEIERRAAAGDGRAATVHRALRELSFQLSGAQLGITLTALLTGYLAEPALARLFTPLLRPVAGDAAGRFTPFLALALATLLSMLFGELVPKNLALARPMPTALATAGPMRAFSRAFGWLIRALNDSANRLVRLLGVEPQEELASARSPEELGLLAAISARAGALPPDTAMLLRRTIRFGDKRAAEAMTPRVDVVALRATATVAELLALSRRTGRTRFPVYEETLDLVTGVAGVPDALGVPLALRGSTTVGSVAREPVYVPESLDLDGVLAALGSAGADLAIVVDEYGGTDGVVTTEDLVEELVGEIADEFDPDAVDDVDAAGLRVPGGERTVLVDGVLRSDELAEQTGFRLPEGPYETLAGFLMARLGHIPLAGETVDESGFEFTVVEVERHRIEQVRVLRPEEPDGDA is encoded by the coding sequence CTGCCCCTGGTCGGCTTCGTGCTGCTGACCGGCGGCAACGCGTTCTTCGTCGCGGCCGAGTTCGCCCTGGTCACGGTGGACCGACCCGAGATCGAGCGGCGGGCGGCCGCGGGCGACGGCCGGGCCGCGACCGTACACCGGGCGCTGCGGGAACTCTCCTTCCAGCTCTCCGGGGCGCAGCTCGGCATCACGCTCACCGCGCTGCTCACGGGCTACCTGGCCGAGCCCGCCCTGGCCCGCCTCTTCACCCCGCTGCTGCGGCCGGTCGCCGGGGACGCCGCCGGCCGGTTCACCCCGTTCCTCGCCCTGGCCCTGGCCACCCTGCTCTCGATGCTCTTCGGCGAACTGGTGCCGAAGAACCTCGCGCTGGCCCGGCCGATGCCCACCGCCCTCGCCACCGCGGGCCCGATGCGCGCCTTCTCCCGCGCCTTCGGCTGGCTGATCCGGGCGCTGAACGACTCGGCGAACCGCCTGGTCCGGCTGCTGGGCGTGGAGCCGCAGGAGGAGCTGGCCAGCGCCCGCTCGCCGGAGGAGCTGGGGCTGCTGGCGGCCATCTCGGCGCGGGCCGGGGCGCTGCCGCCGGACACCGCCATGCTGCTGCGCCGCACCATCCGGTTCGGCGACAAGCGGGCCGCCGAGGCGATGACCCCGCGGGTCGACGTCGTCGCGCTGCGGGCCACCGCCACCGTGGCGGAGCTGCTGGCGCTGTCCCGCCGGACCGGGCGGACCCGGTTCCCGGTGTACGAGGAGACCCTCGACTTGGTGACCGGCGTCGCCGGGGTGCCGGACGCGCTGGGCGTGCCACTGGCCCTGCGCGGCTCGACCACGGTCGGGTCGGTCGCCCGCGAACCGGTGTACGTGCCGGAGAGCCTGGACCTCGACGGCGTGCTGGCCGCGCTCGGCAGCGCGGGTGCCGACCTCGCCATCGTCGTCGACGAGTACGGCGGCACCGACGGCGTGGTCACCACGGAGGACCTCGTGGAGGAACTGGTCGGGGAGATCGCCGACGAGTTCGACCCGGACGCGGTGGACGACGTGGACGCGGCCGGGCTGAGGGTGCCGGGCGGGGAGCGGACGGTCCTCGTCGACGGGGTGCTGCGCTCCGACGAGCTGGCGGAGCAGACCGGCTTCCGGCTGCCCGAGGGGCCGTACGAGACGCTCGCCGGGTTCCTGATGGCCCGGCTGGGGCACATCCCGCTGGCGGGCGAGACGGTCGACGAGTCGGGCTTCGAGTTCACCGTCGTGGAGGTCGAGCGGCACCGGATCGAGCAGGTCCGGGTGCTCCGTCCCGAGGAGCCGGACGGCGATGCCTGA